In one window of Pyramidobacter piscolens W5455 DNA:
- a CDS encoding ABC transporter permease, which produces MSKRIENLCDHIDDTAREKDLFSFAQYDENASERRAYSNYSYWISTWRAFTKKRVAMALLAFLVCLLTFTLIQPYLPYQKNPTEIYLAKDTGRQDRNHRPDAQFWFGTNTIGQDLWARIWSGTRTSLLIGLAVGFWNALLGIVVGSLWGYVRRLDALITEMYNVIRNIPTSIVLILASYILRPSVMTMIMAMCITGWLPMARFVRNQIVIIRDREYNLASRCLGTPTRRLVVKNLLPYLISVIMLRIALAIPQAIGMEVFLTYIGLGLPVSIPSLGNLINEGRIVMMSPFTRYQLIFPSIVLSAITVSFYVMGNAFADAADPKNHV; this is translated from the coding sequence ATGAGCAAAAGAATCGAAAACCTCTGCGATCACATCGACGACACGGCGCGCGAAAAAGATCTTTTCTCCTTCGCGCAGTACGACGAAAACGCTTCGGAGCGCCGCGCCTACTCGAATTATTCATACTGGATTTCCACGTGGCGCGCGTTTACCAAAAAACGCGTGGCTATGGCGCTTCTTGCCTTCCTCGTTTGTCTGCTGACATTCACGTTGATACAGCCTTACCTTCCCTATCAGAAAAATCCCACGGAAATTTACCTCGCCAAAGATACGGGACGGCAAGATCGCAATCATCGGCCCGACGCCCAATTCTGGTTTGGCACGAATACGATCGGGCAGGATCTGTGGGCCCGTATCTGGAGCGGCACGCGCACGTCGCTGCTGATCGGTCTGGCCGTCGGCTTCTGGAACGCCCTGCTCGGCATCGTCGTAGGCTCGCTGTGGGGCTACGTGAGACGGCTAGACGCTTTGATCACGGAAATGTACAACGTGATCCGCAACATCCCCACTTCGATCGTTCTCATTCTGGCCTCGTATATCCTGCGTCCGAGCGTCATGACGATGATCATGGCAATGTGCATCACCGGCTGGCTGCCGATGGCGCGGTTTGTCCGCAACCAGATCGTCATCATCCGCGACCGAGAATACAATCTGGCCTCACGGTGTCTCGGCACTCCCACGCGGCGTCTTGTAGTCAAAAACCTGCTTCCCTATCTGATCTCGGTCATCATGCTGCGTATCGCTTTGGCCATTCCACAGGCGATCGGCATGGAAGTATTTCTGACCTATATCGGCCTCGGACTGCCGGTAAGCATACCTTCTCTGGGAAACCTGATTAATGAAGGACGCATCGTCATGATGAGCCCTTTCACCCGCTATCAGCTGATTTTCCCTTCCATTGTCCTGTCGGCGATCACCGTTTCCTTCTACGTGATGGGCAACGCCTTCGCCGACGCGGCCGATCCCAAGAACCACGTGTAA
- a CDS encoding helix-turn-helix domain-containing protein — protein MAFKYEISQEQKAEIELARKKNRNKRIEMKLKVLSLRAEWESLKEISEITEYHFTNVSKIISQFIHRGLSYMLQCHYLGNHRNMTCEQEEAVLAPYLEKAGKGEIVSVAEIAQAYQTAVGHAIAPTQIYAVLKRHGWRKVMPRSRHPRKACDEVIEASKRLTLASRDSKSCPHQAKSD, from the coding sequence ATGGCGTTCAAATACGAGATCTCCCAAGAACAAAAGGCCGAGATCGAACTGGCGCGCAAGAAGAACCGGAACAAAAGGATCGAGATGAAACTGAAAGTTCTCAGCCTGCGCGCCGAATGGGAAAGTCTGAAGGAAATCAGCGAAATCACGGAATACCACTTCACGAACGTCAGCAAGATCATCTCGCAGTTTATCCATCGAGGCCTCTCGTATATGCTGCAATGCCATTACCTTGGCAACCATCGGAACATGACCTGTGAACAGGAAGAAGCCGTACTTGCCCCTTATCTCGAGAAAGCCGGGAAAGGAGAAATCGTTTCAGTTGCGGAAATAGCCCAGGCCTATCAGACCGCGGTTGGACATGCTATCGCTCCGACTCAGATTTACGCGGTCCTGAAGCGTCATGGCTGGAGAAAAGTCATGCCGCGCAGCCGCCATCCCAGGAAAGCATGCGACGAGGTCATCGAAGCCTCAAAAAGATTAACGCTTGCGTCCAGAGACTCAAAGAGTTGTCCACATCAGGCAAAGTCAGACTGA
- a CDS encoding ABC transporter ATP-binding protein — MDYANAQTILSIRDEVVKFRLRGYELTAIRGISMDLYKGESLAIVGESGSGKTVFTKSFMGLLEGNGWIDSGSIMYKGRDLAHLRTEKEWLKIRGHEISMVFQDPMTSLNPLKTIGRQIQETVELHQGLKRRAAREKTLEILLDVGISAPEKRYKQYPHEFSGGMRQRVVIAIAIACLPNVLICDEPTTALDVTIQAQILKLLRSLQGKYALTIIYITHDLGVVANVADRIAVMYAGDIVEEGLSEEIFYDPRHPYTWALLSSLPQLGVKGEDLYSIKGAPPSLFSEIRGDAFAPRNPQALKIDFEQRPPFFEVSPTHHARTWLLDPRAPRVDPPEAIRRLRSRWKETAHD; from the coding sequence ATGGACTACGCAAACGCCCAAACAATTCTTTCCATCCGGGACGAAGTCGTCAAGTTTCGTCTGCGCGGATACGAACTCACCGCGATTCGCGGCATCTCCATGGATCTGTATAAAGGCGAGAGCCTGGCTATCGTTGGCGAATCCGGCAGCGGCAAAACAGTTTTCACAAAGAGTTTTATGGGACTGCTCGAGGGCAACGGCTGGATCGACAGCGGTTCGATCATGTACAAAGGCCGCGACCTTGCCCATCTGAGAACCGAAAAGGAATGGCTGAAAATACGCGGACACGAAATATCCATGGTCTTTCAAGATCCGATGACCAGTCTCAATCCGCTGAAAACGATCGGCCGCCAGATCCAGGAAACCGTCGAACTGCATCAAGGTCTGAAACGCCGCGCCGCCCGCGAAAAAACACTGGAGATTTTGCTGGACGTGGGCATCTCCGCCCCGGAAAAGCGGTACAAACAATATCCGCACGAATTTTCAGGCGGCATGAGGCAGCGCGTAGTTATCGCAATCGCCATAGCCTGCCTCCCCAATGTGCTAATCTGCGACGAGCCAACGACGGCGCTCGACGTGACGATTCAGGCGCAAATTTTGAAACTCCTCCGCAGCCTGCAGGGAAAGTACGCTCTAACGATCATTTACATCACCCACGACCTCGGCGTCGTCGCCAATGTAGCCGACCGCATTGCCGTGATGTATGCGGGCGACATTGTGGAAGAGGGACTGAGCGAAGAAATATTTTACGACCCCCGTCACCCCTATACCTGGGCGTTGCTTTCGTCGCTGCCGCAGCTGGGCGTCAAGGGCGAAGACCTATATTCCATCAAAGGCGCGCCGCCCAGCCTGTTCTCGGAAATCCGCGGAGACGCTTTCGCGCCGCGCAATCCTCAAGCCCTCAAGATCGACTTCGAACAACGGCCGCCGTTTTTCGAAGTATCTCCCACGCACCACGCGCGCACTTGGCTGCTGGATCCGCGCGCGCCCAGAGTCGATCCTCCGGAAGCTATCCGACGTCTGCGTTCGCGCTGGAAGGAGACCGCCCATGACTGA
- a CDS encoding peptide ABC transporter substrate-binding protein: MGMVKKLVGTALFLSVICLPAHAIRTEYVDAYAAEPATINCLKSSATQTMRMGYNVLDGLVEFDNYAVLRPCLATSWEVSEDGTTFTFHLRRNVKWYTCEKEEYGEVTAHDFVSAAKWVLTKANASTIANSMYNNIAGAKDYYQGTCADFATVGIKALDDYTVRYQFVKALPYALKLFTFPLFFPANGKFIEECGGEFGTSHDKLLYCGAYILTEYEPEYEHVLEVNEHYWNRQAMTIERIIEKYNKEASANGPELFLRGEITTLLLPGTILDEWMNDPVKKTMIHPHNHTNMAYFMAFNFEPKYEEEYAPQDWLEAVNNLNFRKSLFHGFDRVAALITMSPYDYKKKMLNTYSRHGVVGYDGVDYVMMGGLAKYTQGDSFDKEKALSYKAKAMDELKGKVTFPIKVVMPYNTGNVDNVNRAQVEEQQLENLLGRDYIDIILVPYAASGYSSASRNSGKFSFTELGWGPDFVDPLSSFDPLMKSALAGKWSRLYLARDYVTADGRGQFEAMVDEANKEVRNLKKRYEMMAQAETFLLDNAFVVPFYISGGGFEASYVDPFSGYTGQFGHYSLRKVKGAVLLDKPMNMEEYAEAEQAWLKKRAEELKASPYK; the protein is encoded by the coding sequence ATGGGTATGGTAAAAAAGCTCGTAGGAACAGCGCTGTTTTTGAGTGTCATATGTCTGCCGGCTCACGCGATCAGGACGGAATACGTCGACGCCTATGCGGCGGAACCGGCGACCATCAACTGTCTCAAATCGAGCGCGACGCAAACCATGCGCATGGGCTACAACGTGCTGGATGGGCTCGTCGAATTCGACAACTACGCGGTGCTTCGCCCCTGCCTGGCCACAAGCTGGGAAGTTTCGGAAGACGGAACGACGTTCACCTTCCACCTTCGACGTAACGTCAAGTGGTACACTTGCGAAAAAGAAGAATACGGCGAAGTGACGGCTCATGATTTCGTTTCCGCCGCAAAGTGGGTTTTAACGAAGGCGAACGCTTCGACCATAGCCAACTCCATGTACAACAACATCGCCGGCGCCAAGGATTATTACCAGGGAACGTGCGCGGATTTCGCTACCGTAGGAATCAAGGCGTTAGACGATTACACGGTGCGGTATCAGTTCGTCAAAGCGCTGCCCTACGCTTTGAAGCTGTTCACGTTCCCGCTGTTCTTCCCCGCCAACGGTAAGTTCATCGAGGAATGCGGCGGCGAGTTCGGAACCAGCCACGATAAGCTGCTGTACTGCGGCGCGTATATTTTGACGGAATACGAACCCGAGTACGAGCACGTTCTGGAAGTGAACGAACACTATTGGAACCGCCAAGCGATGACCATTGAACGCATCATCGAAAAATACAACAAGGAAGCTTCGGCCAACGGGCCGGAACTTTTCCTGCGCGGCGAGATCACAACGCTGCTGCTGCCGGGAACGATCCTCGACGAGTGGATGAATGACCCGGTCAAGAAGACGATGATTCATCCGCACAATCATACGAACATGGCCTATTTCATGGCCTTTAACTTCGAGCCGAAATACGAAGAGGAATACGCTCCGCAGGACTGGCTTGAAGCGGTCAACAATCTGAATTTCCGCAAGTCGCTCTTCCACGGCTTTGACCGCGTCGCCGCTCTTATTACGATGTCTCCTTACGACTACAAGAAAAAAATGCTGAACACGTACAGCCGCCACGGCGTCGTGGGATACGACGGCGTGGATTACGTCATGATGGGGGGGCTGGCGAAATACACGCAGGGGGATTCTTTCGACAAAGAGAAGGCTCTGTCGTACAAGGCGAAGGCCATGGACGAGCTGAAGGGGAAGGTGACGTTCCCGATCAAAGTCGTGATGCCTTACAATACCGGCAACGTGGATAACGTCAATCGCGCGCAGGTCGAGGAGCAGCAGCTCGAAAATCTGCTCGGCCGCGATTATATCGATATCATTTTGGTTCCCTACGCGGCTTCAGGGTATTCGAGCGCGTCTCGGAACTCAGGCAAATTCTCCTTCACGGAATTGGGCTGGGGGCCCGACTTCGTCGATCCGCTCAGCAGTTTCGACCCGCTGATGAAATCGGCGCTGGCCGGCAAATGGAGCCGTCTCTACTTGGCCAGAGATTATGTGACGGCGGACGGACGCGGCCAGTTCGAAGCGATGGTGGACGAAGCCAATAAAGAAGTCAGGAATCTGAAAAAACGCTATGAAATGATGGCCCAAGCGGAGACCTTCCTGTTGGACAACGCCTTCGTCGTTCCTTTTTACATTTCCGGCGGCGGTTTCGAAGCCAGTTACGTAGACCCGTTCTCCGGCTATACGGGACAGTTCGGGCATTACAGCCTGCGCAAGGTCAAGGGAGCCGTCCTGCTCGACAAGCCCATGAATATGGAAGAATACGCGGAAGCGGAACAGGCGTGGCTCAAAAAACGCGCCGAAGAGTTGAAAGCGTCGCCGTATAAATAA
- a CDS encoding DUF3798 domain-containing protein produces MRKFLTTLLLAAALCSAASAFAAAPFHIGICTETVSQAEDNLRGAEELIRRYGDVADGGYIKHITIPDNFMTEMETTISQIASFADDPQMKVVVVVTAVPGTTEAFRRIRERRPDILLFAGRPQEDPGVIESASDLVVDVDNISRGYLLIYAAKELGATDFVHISFPRHMSSEIILRRARIMEETCKDLGLKYHFETAPDPLSDVGVAGAQQYILEHVSTWLDRYGTKTGFYCTNDAHTEPLLKRIVELGGIFIESGSPLCGYPGALGLDLSNAAGDFPAILKSIETEVLRRGAAGRIGAWTYSAGFVTVAALAEYGKQCVERHVAPASFRRHFAPKDLFRIYKANTSGASWNGSFYRDAQTGLEKKNHLMVYQDTYVFGKGYMGVTDLVIPEKYFSIK; encoded by the coding sequence ATGCGCAAGTTTTTAACGACTCTCTTGTTGGCAGCCGCTCTCTGCTCGGCGGCATCAGCCTTCGCGGCCGCGCCGTTCCACATCGGCATCTGCACGGAAACCGTCTCGCAGGCGGAGGACAATCTGCGAGGCGCGGAAGAGCTGATCCGCCGCTACGGGGACGTCGCCGACGGCGGTTATATCAAGCACATCACGATCCCGGACAACTTCATGACCGAGATGGAAACGACCATCAGCCAGATCGCGTCGTTTGCCGATGATCCGCAAATGAAAGTCGTTGTCGTCGTAACCGCCGTCCCCGGCACGACAGAAGCTTTCCGGCGTATCCGTGAAAGACGCCCCGACATCCTGTTGTTTGCAGGGCGCCCCCAGGAAGACCCTGGAGTCATCGAAAGCGCATCCGACCTCGTCGTCGATGTCGACAACATCTCGCGGGGCTATCTGCTCATCTACGCCGCCAAAGAACTCGGCGCCACAGATTTCGTACACATCTCCTTCCCTCGTCATATGAGTTCGGAGATCATCCTGCGCCGCGCAAGAATCATGGAAGAAACCTGCAAAGACCTGGGGCTCAAATATCATTTCGAGACGGCGCCCGATCCTTTGAGCGACGTGGGCGTGGCCGGCGCACAGCAGTACATCCTCGAGCACGTTTCCACCTGGCTGGACCGTTACGGTACGAAGACCGGCTTCTACTGCACAAACGACGCTCATACCGAGCCGCTGCTGAAGCGAATCGTCGAGCTGGGGGGGATTTTCATCGAAAGCGGTTCGCCGCTGTGCGGCTATCCGGGCGCGTTGGGACTGGACCTGTCAAACGCAGCCGGCGACTTTCCAGCTATTCTGAAGAGCATCGAAACGGAAGTCCTCAGGCGTGGAGCCGCCGGACGCATCGGCGCCTGGACGTATTCGGCCGGCTTCGTCACCGTAGCGGCGCTGGCGGAATACGGCAAGCAGTGCGTTGAACGCCACGTCGCTCCTGCATCGTTCAGGCGTCATTTTGCGCCCAAAGATCTGTTCAGGATCTATAAAGCCAACACTTCCGGAGCCTCCTGGAACGGCTCCTTCTATCGGGACGCTCAGACCGGCTTGGAAAAGAAGAATCATCTTATGGTCTATCAGGACACCTACGTCTTCGGCAAAGGGTACATGGGCGTGACAGATTTGGTGATCCCTGAGAAATATTTCAGCATCAAATAA
- a CDS encoding C45 family autoproteolytic acyltransferase/hydolase: MPAAPYYENKERNLMNHEIFSGTHYNIGRQWGQKIAQQNVSLLSQIPFPLSEEAGNFASACLPVYQNFFPEILDEIRGVADGQGCSPEKLRTLLFSLYSIAPGANCSCFALSGKGQILLGRNSDFFLELKERNMNVIYDVPAASQFTANTTSFIQMEDGVNRHGLAVGLTSVLPRRIKPGMNAGLLLRFFLEKCRNVDEVIQSIAEIPVSSSQTFTAADPSGRIALIECSSEHISVSSTPLPQDFLCAVNSFHLTTMDSRQKAAAEGWFSERRYRTMRDSLIKGRVADASSAQKLLGGEYGFLCQYPSSTGKDTVWSVVYDLANRKIYRAEGNPQRCPFRQDQRFPF, encoded by the coding sequence TTGCCGGCAGCTCCTTATTACGAAAATAAGGAGCGCAATCTCATGAATCATGAAATATTCTCGGGAACGCATTACAATATTGGCCGTCAGTGGGGACAAAAAATAGCCCAACAGAACGTTTCACTCCTCTCTCAGATTCCCTTTCCGCTTTCCGAAGAAGCAGGAAACTTTGCTTCGGCCTGCCTGCCCGTTTATCAAAATTTTTTTCCGGAAATCCTCGATGAAATCCGAGGCGTCGCGGACGGGCAAGGCTGTTCCCCCGAAAAGCTGCGAACTCTTCTGTTCAGCCTCTATTCGATAGCGCCGGGCGCCAATTGTTCCTGCTTTGCGCTGTCGGGGAAAGGACAGATCCTGCTTGGCCGCAACAGCGATTTCTTCTTGGAGCTCAAAGAACGGAACATGAACGTCATTTACGACGTTCCCGCCGCCTCGCAGTTCACCGCGAACACGACCAGTTTTATACAGATGGAAGACGGCGTCAACCGTCACGGTCTTGCCGTTGGTCTTACCTCAGTTCTGCCGCGACGCATAAAACCGGGAATGAACGCGGGACTGCTGCTGCGCTTCTTTCTGGAAAAATGCCGTAACGTCGACGAGGTTATTCAGAGCATCGCCGAAATCCCCGTCAGCTCTTCACAAACCTTCACCGCCGCCGATCCGTCGGGCAGAATTGCTCTGATCGAATGCAGTTCCGAACACATTAGCGTCAGTTCCACTCCTCTACCGCAGGACTTTCTTTGCGCAGTCAACAGCTTTCATCTGACCACGATGGACAGCCGCCAGAAGGCCGCAGCCGAAGGGTGGTTCTCGGAACGCCGCTATCGAACGATGAGAGATTCCCTCATAAAGGGGCGCGTCGCCGACGCATCTTCCGCCCAAAAATTGTTGGGTGGCGAATACGGCTTTCTGTGTCAGTATCCCTCTAGTACAGGCAAGGATACTGTCTGGTCCGTCGTCTACGATCTCGCAAACAGAAAAATCTACCGCGCCGAAGGCAATCCGCAACGTTGTCCTTTCCGTCAAGACCAGCGATTCCCGTTCTGA
- a CDS encoding ABC transporter permease, which produces MCQEGGSALFLYILKRLLQALLTLFIIATVVFLLLRLMPEEGYFNAEEYDKLDAIQREAILTQMGLRDPIHVQLTNFYRNLLRGDLGKSVVFRPGVPVIRVLKPKAPFSIYFGLSSVALSLLIGIPMGVFMARFKGKFFDNFGSSYVVLINAIPAAVYYLFIQLYFSAMLELPMLFNTRQPKSWILPTISMSLSGIAYYAMWMRRYMVDELNRDYVKLARAKGLSSSAIMFRHILRNAFVPMAQYLPMSILLTISGSIYVESLFSIPGMGGLLVTAIQRQDNTLVQALVLIFSSVGILGLLLGDLLMALCDPRIKLTRKTAAR; this is translated from the coding sequence ATTTGTCAGGAGGGGGGATCGGCCCTGTTTCTCTATATTCTCAAGAGACTGCTTCAGGCGCTTTTGACGCTGTTCATCATCGCCACGGTAGTTTTTCTGCTGCTGCGTCTGATGCCCGAAGAGGGGTACTTCAACGCCGAGGAATACGACAAGCTGGACGCGATTCAGCGCGAAGCCATTCTGACGCAGATGGGGCTACGGGATCCCATCCACGTGCAGCTTACGAATTTTTACCGCAATCTGCTGCGCGGGGATCTGGGCAAATCAGTGGTTTTCAGGCCAGGCGTCCCGGTGATACGCGTGCTCAAACCCAAAGCCCCCTTCTCGATTTATTTCGGACTGAGTTCGGTGGCTTTGTCGCTGCTTATCGGCATTCCCATGGGCGTTTTCATGGCGCGCTTCAAGGGGAAGTTCTTCGACAATTTCGGCTCGTCCTATGTCGTTCTCATCAACGCCATTCCCGCAGCCGTCTACTATCTGTTCATTCAGCTCTATTTTTCGGCGATGCTGGAACTGCCGATGCTCTTCAACACACGTCAGCCGAAAAGCTGGATTCTGCCGACCATCAGCATGTCTCTGAGCGGCATCGCCTATTACGCCATGTGGATGCGACGCTATATGGTGGACGAACTGAACCGGGATTATGTAAAGCTGGCGCGCGCTAAAGGACTCAGCAGTTCGGCCATTATGTTCCGGCACATTCTCCGCAACGCCTTCGTCCCCATGGCGCAATATCTGCCTATGTCGATCCTGCTGACGATCTCCGGATCCATCTATGTGGAATCGCTCTTTTCCATCCCCGGCATGGGCGGATTGCTGGTCACGGCGATCCAGCGCCAGGATAATACGCTGGTGCAGGCGCTGGTGCTCATTTTTTCCTCGGTAGGAATCTTGGGGCTGCTTTTGGGCGACTTGCTCATGGCGCTCTGCGATCCCCGCATTAAATTGACGCGAAAGACGGCCGCACGATGA
- a CDS encoding ABC transporter ATP-binding protein, translated as MTDLREKLLEVKNLSVSFGSGKRAFTAVRDVNFHIFKGETFGLAGESGSGKTTIGRAVIRINEISGGEILLHGERISGRIPKALDRKVVRSIQMIFQDPMASLNERAKVEYIVSEGLLSQGMAYNNPARRELVAQALLDVGLLPEFASRFPHEFSGGQRQRIGIARALIMNPELIVADEPISALDVSIRAQVLNLLAKLQRERGLTYLFIAHDLSVMRFFTDRLAIIHRGKIVEMAETEQIFAHPLHPYTQALLSAIPQPDPLTERRRKILVYDPARHRYESDPPQWFELESGHFVFANEEERANCQSHLKRESF; from the coding sequence ATGACTGACCTCCGCGAAAAACTGCTTGAAGTGAAAAACCTCAGCGTAAGTTTCGGTTCCGGCAAACGCGCCTTTACAGCCGTCCGCGACGTCAACTTTCACATTTTCAAGGGAGAAACCTTCGGATTGGCAGGAGAATCCGGCAGCGGCAAAACAACGATCGGCAGAGCCGTGATCCGTATCAACGAAATCAGCGGCGGCGAAATTTTACTGCATGGCGAACGCATCAGCGGGCGCATCCCAAAAGCTCTGGATCGAAAAGTCGTCCGCTCGATCCAAATGATCTTTCAAGACCCTATGGCTTCCCTGAACGAACGGGCAAAGGTCGAATATATCGTTTCCGAAGGATTGCTCAGCCAGGGAATGGCTTACAACAACCCCGCCCGCCGCGAACTCGTAGCGCAAGCGCTTCTTGACGTCGGGCTGCTGCCTGAATTCGCCAGCCGCTTTCCGCACGAATTTTCAGGCGGCCAACGGCAGCGTATCGGCATCGCCCGCGCCCTGATCATGAACCCAGAATTGATCGTCGCGGACGAACCGATCTCCGCACTCGACGTCTCCATCCGCGCCCAGGTTTTGAACCTTCTCGCCAAATTGCAACGCGAACGCGGACTGACCTACCTGTTCATCGCCCACGATCTCTCAGTCATGCGTTTTTTCACGGATCGTTTGGCAATCATCCATCGCGGCAAAATCGTAGAAATGGCGGAAACGGAACAGATCTTCGCCCATCCGCTGCATCCTTACACGCAAGCCCTGCTTTCCGCGATTCCCCAGCCGGATCCGCTGACGGAACGCCGCCGCAAAATCCTCGTTTACGACCCCGCCCGTCATCGCTATGAAAGCGATCCCCCGCAGTGGTTCGAACTCGAGAGCGGTCATTTCGTTTTTGCGAACGAAGAAGAGCGCGCAAACTGCCAGTCGCATTTAAAACGTGAAAGC